Below is a genomic region from Methanococcus maripaludis.
CTGATCTGATTGCAGGTGCGGTGTTAAGTTTTAAAAGTTTGTTTAAAACTGTAGAATATGCAAATGGAATTACTTCTAAAGGTACTGGAGTTTTATCCCCCAATGAATCTACTAATTTTCCCTCATCTGCTAAAACGATGAATTCTTTTGCATAGTAGTCCACAATTTTTTCCATTGTGTGACATCCGCCGCCGCCTTTTATGAGTGCAAGGGTACTTTTACAGACTTCATCTGCACCATCTATTGCAAGGTCAATTTCCCCACACTGATCAAGTGAAATCAAAGGAATTCCAGCGGTGCTTGCAACCATTCTTGAATCAAAAGATGTAGGTACTCCGTAAATGTATAATTCTTCTTCAACAATCCTTTTTCCAAGTTCCTGAATGAAAAGATTTGCTGTTGAGCCTGAACCAAGTCCCACAACCATTTCGTCTTTTACAAGTTTTGCAGCCTGTTTTGCAACTTTTAACTTCAACGAATCGGAATCTGTGGGCACTTCATCGTTAGCTTTTTTAGTCCTAGCCATAAAAATCACCAAAAATACTTAAAAATGCAATATATTGAAAAAAGATATGTTTTGTTAAGTAGTAAAATTAAAGTTTTTCTACAATTTTTATTGTAAATTTTAATGTTTCTCCAGCTAATTCGTGGTTGAAGTCAAGAGCTACATCTTCATCAGTAACTTCCAAAATTACCGCAGGTTCGTCACCAGCAACAATTACCATTCCTTCTTCAGGTTCAAAGTCTGCTTCATCGAATGCTTCGA
It encodes:
- the rpiA gene encoding ribose-5-phosphate isomerase RpiA → MARTKKANDEVPTDSDSLKLKVAKQAAKLVKDEMVVGLGSGSTANLFIQELGKRIVEEELYIYGVPTSFDSRMVASTAGIPLISLDQCGEIDLAIDGADEVCKSTLALIKGGGGCHTMEKIVDYYAKEFIVLADEGKLVDSLGDKTPVPLEVIPFAYSTVLNKLLKLNTAPAIRSGSGKMGPVITDSGNMIIDVFMSIEDAEETEIMLNNIPGVLENGVFSKCDKVLVGTSKKVEILKK